Proteins encoded in a region of the uncultured Paludibaculum sp. genome:
- a CDS encoding DUF2089 domain-containing protein produces MQSLPKTTSDWQDLLRIAQGSPLLIERVCIPEKGITIEGQFTLPELACLSLEDQVFVVAFLRSHGSIKEMEQTFGVSYPTIKARLNRISGQLQFIETNPSPSRAEVLERLKAGEITAEEAIRALEALK; encoded by the coding sequence ATGCAGTCACTCCCCAAAACCACCTCAGACTGGCAGGACTTGCTCCGAATCGCCCAGGGCAGCCCGCTCCTCATCGAGCGGGTCTGTATCCCGGAGAAGGGGATCACTATCGAAGGCCAGTTCACCCTCCCCGAGCTTGCCTGTCTCAGCCTGGAAGACCAGGTCTTCGTCGTCGCCTTCCTCCGCTCTCACGGCTCCATTAAGGAGATGGAGCAGACCTTCGGCGTCAGCTACCCCACCATCAAGGCCCGGCTCAACCGCATCTCCGGACAACTGCAGTTCATTGAAACCAATCCGTCTCCATCCCGCGCGGAAGTGCTGGAGCGGCTCAAGGCCGGCGAAATCACCGCCGAAGAAGCGATCCGCGCACTGGAGGCCCTGAAGTGA